CGATTGTGTATAGGATTGCGGCCTATCAGGCAGGCTATAGATATATGGGTCGTTGAGGACGACTGAATCTAATTATTATTCTCAGCAAAAATTggtaaataagaaaataaaatgaaaatctgtttttggggaaaggaaatggcgcagtatctgtctcacatgtcggcggacacctaaaccacgccgcaaggaaagggatcaaggaggcactaagagaagaaaggtacaaagaggtgcctagtggaggcgtccggaataatttcgaccacctggggatctttaacgtgcactgacatcgcacagcacacgggtgccattgcgtttcgcctccatcggaacgccgccgccgcgttcgggttcgaacccgggtactccggatcaagaCATCGAACAGCATAGGGGCGATTTTAGCTTTTCACCTTAGTCGAAATGCGTCCACCGCGGCTTAGAAAGGTCGCGAGATCAGAAAACGACCAAGTGAAACGTTTCGGGGAAAGTTATATAGCTCAGAGAAGACGAGGCACAAAAGGGCGTTTTTTCTCGTCTGCGTTGCTTTTTTGCGCTTTGTCTTGTATAAACCATGGCTGTAGCGAccgcatttcattcattcattcattcattcattcattcattcattcattcattcattcattcattcattcattcattcattcattcattcgacaATTTGCAGGATGGGAACGTCTGCCATTCAGATCTTGGGCCTCTTCGGCTACGGCTCAGTATTCCTGCTGCTGTCCGCAGAGCTCGTGATGGACGTGACGAGGCAGTTCTCAGGCGGAACAGTCACCTTCTACTTTTGCTACTGGCTCATCATCATCGCCGTGGGCTTGGGTCTCCTGATGCAACTGGGGACGCCCAAGGACTTCGGGTGAGAAGCACTGGCTCGGACATCCAACGCAACGCAATTTTTACATGTACCCGCATTTCATAGGCCAACATtcatctgtgacgtaagcaagatGCTGGTTGGTTGGTTTGTGGGTTTGTGGGGGTtcaacgtgccaaagcgactcaggctatgagagacgccgtagtgaagggctccggaaattttgaccacctggggttctttcacgtgcactgacatcgcagagcacacgggcctctagaatttcgcctccatcgaaattcgaccgccgcggccggaatcgaacccgcgtccttcgggccagcagccgagcgccataaccactgagccaccgcggcggctgtaagcaagatgcggtggcgctacTATCACAGGAAGAGGgttaaaaagaagaagaaaaaaaggaggtcTGTAGGATTGCATGTGAAGAAAAGTTCTCAACTTACGCTTTTTGACTTTTCCGTCTATCTATGAGGTCGTCCTTTTTTTAACAGGTGCCGAGTACAACTTAGGACAGAATACCATTTAAAATATTGAACTTCCTTTCCAAGCAGACGTTTTTTTCAAATTAGCCCTACACGCGCGGGCCGCAGTTACCTGCTGATGGGCGAGCTGGGCGGAAGCACGGAACCATAGAAACAAGTGTAAACGTAACTTAAATATAGTTTTCTCGTTGAACACCGCGCCCATGAATGTGGTCATTGAAGAACAGCTGGCAAGTACATATTAGAAGTGGATAATGAAAGTATTCGACGTCATTTCGAAGCTGATATCTGTTTAAAACGTCTTGACAAATGTGCATAGTGAAGCCTGACATACCTTACACGTTATCTAGGCGGCGTTTAATCAGTTGTGAGTTTATGCGAATCGCACAGTCTTTTGGTGCAGCCTCAAATGCTGCCGCGTGCTCTGCACTTGCTCGCAAACTGAGCCGCTGAAACGAGACAGCGTTGACTGTCCTACATGGAAGGCAGTTCTCTTAAGTCATAATGGCTCCGCAGGGCGCCTATATTTCTAAATACGGTGTTCTATAAGCGCTGGTATTCTGGCCCCAAGAGATGCCCATACACTGAAAACAAACTCAGCCACGTTACCCGGGGGACACATCGTCTAAAACGCCAACTTTAAGGCCAGCATGTTATTGAAGGCTGACGGGCGGCTGGGAAGCGTTAATTGGGCTCAGGGATAAGTGAAACTAGTGGATTTAGGTTTTGACGGATTAGGACGTCGAGACTCCGAGTAAGCGATTGCCGAGTAAGTGCCTAATACTGTCACGGCTGTAAAAACGGGGACCGATAAACCACACATTACACAGAACAGGCGCGAACGGGGTAAAaaaaaaggggtgaggggaggttgctcaccggACAAGTACCCGATAAGTGCAGCAGTCCTATGTGAATAAAAAGAGACCTGCTTAACTTCAATTCGCCTTATCAGAGTTTCCGGTTTATTCGAAACTCAGGCCCTGGTTCTGAAGTCACACTCCCCGTAATATGAACAAAGTGCAACTCGAACAAATTTTTGGTTACCATTAGTTGTTATCAAGATTCCAGTGTAATTTGCTCTTGTATCTTTATTTATGATTATTTGTTGTTTGCGGCGTTAGCTGCTCATGACTCTTACTCAGGTCTGACACCGTAGGCCGTTAATAAACACACTTGGAATTCACGATGGCGCTAACCGGACTGCGCAGGTTCGCCGCGTTCGGCGCCATGGGCGCGACCGCGGTGGCGTTCGTCATCATCGTGGTGGTGTGCTGCATCCGCATGAGCAACggtacggcagcctggccacggGCTCCACCGAGCATTTCCGTGACGGGCTACTTCCGCGGTTTCGGCACCATCATGTTCTCCTACGGCGGCGCGGCCATGTTCCCCACCATCCAGAACGACATGAAACAACGCAGCCGGTTCCCATTGGCAGTGGCCTACGCTACCATAGGTGAGAGTCACTAAGGTCCgaattattaaggcgaaagcctttaatggctcatgctttgtccgtccgtccattacgCTCTTGCgactatggcctccgagattacccacggCGCTAGCGCTGCGGGTGGTCTCGGAGGCTATGTTGCGCAATTGGTAGTTCACTGCGCATGCACTAGGCGGCGCCACCGGCGTAGTTCGCTAACTTCCACCTAGCGCTCGCTTCAGTGGAGTCTCAGAACGCGGGCGAACGCAAGTACTTAACATATTaactacacatcagtgacacaagcagcaacaccgcgctaaaggcttccgcctcaccgcactttaggtcaacaaagtgctccCCTAAATTTTTTGAACAGCCCTTTGTCCAGGTCCGCTTTCTATAGGTTTCGAAGTACAGGGGAACGTTGGCTCACACCACTTCCTCACCGTGGCTAGAAGCATCTGTTACAAAAAGTTTCTTTgccaagtctatagactgtctataaacattAGTCTGAAATTTCTATGGACTTTCCACATATTCTCTATACTAGTCGATAGGCAATAAACCTCCTGTAGACaatgtatagattgtctatagacttttgcctataaagtctataggctttCTGTAGACAAATCATATAGACTAGTCGATAGGCAATAAAACTCccttaggcagtctatagacaatctatagatttatggccatacactcttAGTAGACATGTTCATATACAGTCTATGGACTATGAATGGACAAAAGGAATTATCTATGGCCCAGtaatagagtctgtaagaagtttatagacagtctatagaccatttttataaggggtgATTCTCCATGTCTAACATCCTTTGaacaaaatttttaatattgaaaaaaagtagggcactcttatggaaatattgaaggcgatGGTTTATTTTCCGatctgtagcaaaatctttcttttaaactttttccGAAGCTCGCCTTGAGCATTTAAGACGgcaatagaaaaccaacggggaacgcttttgacgataggaaaaacaTTGACTGCAATTGAAGCCTGTCGACGGGAAATCtatggatatattgattgttatagagaAATATTACAATATATTCAGAAATTGAGCTCATAAAATCTTTCCCATTAGAAGTGCTTTTGTCCAGTGTACTGTGAAAGCAGTGCTAGCGTCGGAATTTCGCAGAATTGTCATATCAGATGTCTGATCGTCCCGCAATTTTTTTTGGTCGCGTAAAATTGGTACGATATTAGAAAAACGACGCAGATGAAAGAAATCCATAAAAGAGTTATGCAGTGCCCTTCAAGGACACATACATCGGAGGCTAGTTCCTGGTGTGTGCATCCTGTGCACCTCTCATGCCTTACAAATTGCTGCTTTTCTCCCCGTGTGCAGCCCTAGTGGCACTTTACGTGGTGATGGCCATCCTGGGCTACCTGACCTTCGGCAACTCCGTGAATCCCAACATCCTGACCTCCATCGGGGACGGTCCCGTGAGCATCGCAGTCCAGCTGCTTTTCATCGTCCACCTTGTGACAGGAttcctcatcatcatcaacccTATGTGCCAGGAGGTCGAAGAGCACATCGGCGTACCCACAGGTTAGGGCTCCTGTCCTTAGGGCACCTAGAAGCTAGCGTCGACTTTCAGGGGGGATCAAAGGGTTTCTTCCTTGCCCTACGACGAGGGAATGTCAGGAAGTGTGAAACTCGAATTTTgcttgttcccgggttcgaacccgaccgcggcggctgcgtttttatggaggcaaaacgctaaggcgcccgtgtgctgtgcgatgtcagtgcacgttaatgatcccccggcggtcgaaattattccggagccctccactacggcacctatttcttcctttcttctttcactccctcccttatcccttctcatacggcgcagttcaggtgtccaacgatatatgagacatatactgcgccatttcctttccgcaacaaccaattattattacttgtTTCGTGGTTTGTCGAAAAGGCGAATTGGGCTTTATAGATACATATGCGAATGTTGCCGAGCCAGCTATTAATGCCAGGCAGTCCCCCGTACAAATAAGGAGGTTAGGTACTTCCGACTTGAGCTCTGTTATAGAGTCACTTTACCTATTTATAGAATGGTAAAACTATTCCATCTTTCATGagaccgctgggagcacctgccatcgcacgggaGGGACGTATCGCGTAACGGCTCCTCCACTGAGACAGTacgggtatgaggactctcagggatctacaATGTATAGGAGAAAATGAACTTCTGCATCCATGGGAATTAAAGGGACCTTCAAATGATTTCGACGGGCGTAGTCTAGTGGAACAAATGTGTACAGGTGGTCTTTTTTGGTATTCGAGCCCGATTTGAAAGCTCTCCATgaaccctataatttagaaacaatttttaaaaatcgctgctcgcagtagctcgcaaccgattggGGCGACACTActcaccgcgcgtcccctactccgatgacgtcagtgggcagaagagccagccttcaagctcgccctGTCTGCCCGCTGACGTCATCGGGGAGGCGCGGTGaagtgtgtcgccctaatcggttgcgagctacggCGAGCAGCGATCttcaaaattatttctaaattgtAGGATCCACGCAGCGCtatcaaatttgactcgaataccgacaaaaaccacctctacagatctttTCCACACGGACATGTCCGTCGAAGTCATTTCAGGAACCCtttaacccattatgctatcgcgtTATACCTTTAAGACGGAGATTAAGTGgtccctccagttttttttcctgtcttgTGAGTGACATTTTCCTCCCTGTTGTGGACTTGCAGAGTTCACGTGGAAGCGGGTAGTCATGCGGGCGACCATCATGGTGGCCCTCCTGCTCACCACCGAGACGGTGCCCCACTTCGGCAAGGTGCTACCTCTCGTCGGCTCCTTCATGGTGGGCCTCACCACCTTCATCCTGCCCTGCGTCTTCTACTACAAGCTCTGCTCCGAcacgtcgcccgaatggaaggaCAGGTACGTCACCCACGCCCAATGACGTCACAGGAGGACGAGTTGGTCAGATGCTTCGGGCAATCCCCcaagtggagtagatttgtaacaagggagtaaatactcattggcatctacccaagcgccgccatacggctacaaaggaaaggcacacagctttctcagaaacttcgtagttaaagaaagaTTCGTCCtcgtctggggttcgaacccggtaccgGACGAATTGCATTTTGCACGCTGTGTTTCTTGATGGGACACTGAGACAAACTTGAGCTAATTTCTATTCTTTGTACAAATAATTGCACGGCTTTTTCTGACTGCGTTGATTTTTGTCGGGTAGAAAAATCCGCATTAATTGTTCAAAAATTTTCCCCCCgaagttttctcttctttttttaatttaatttttagAACTCAATGTTGTGACGTCGTGATCAAAATGGACTCTGTGATCACCATTTCATAGTGAATGGCGGTGCAGCGTAGCCTCAGTGATTCGCATTGACAAATCTATCTTGACTCGTCTCAGTTCGCTTGCGAAAACGTTGAGGGGTTTCGACGTCTGTATTTTAGTTTGGTCTCTGCTAGCTCACCAAAGCTTCGTTTTCACTTAAGATATGGCCTCATTGCCATTAAAACAGGATAATAAATCGCACACGAAGGCTTCAAGTGACGCTCGTGTTCTATTTAAACAGGCAGGTAATGAATACAGGATTTATAAGTAGACAGCAATCTGGTGGTATACGTCTGGAGTGTCATATAACTGAAAATTATCAAGGTGGTCAGCGCTAAGGACCAAGGTGAGATTTAGGCACTTGCACAGGAAGCTTTTTTTTAGACGTTTGAAATGAGGTACCAACCCACATGACATTTCGTAAATTACAGATAAAATATCTGAACGAAGCAAGGTTATTTCTGTAAAGGGGAAAATCTAATACTTGCGCTGTGAATGCACTGCGAAGATTGGTGCCAGCTGAACTAAAACTTCGCTGCTGCAGAGCAACTGTTCACAATCCATGTAAAAGGCTAGCTTTTCCTTTAGCCGGAGAGAACCTCGACCTGGCGgcagaggggaggggggagggaggatATGTGGCGATAGAGGGGTTGGAGATACGGATCGAATGTGCTGAAGTATATAAGCCATGGTCTCCCAACTGGTTAAGTGGTATTTACCTTCTACGAGGTACGCATAAGCCTTGTGAGGCCGGCTTTCAGCATAGGGCTCTCGAACCACGGCCTTCTCTATTTCAATGCCAACCACACCACTCGCTTCACAGAGGGACACCTTAGGAAGCCCCTGTTCTTTTACTCGTCGTGATGTGGCGCCACATGTCAGGGGCGACAGCTCATTTCACGCTGCCTGCTGCCTACATGGCTAGCAGCGGCATCTCTAGAAGGAGCCACTTTTCGAAGAAAAAAGCTAAAAATTTGTTCACCCATTTGTAGGGGTATATCCCAGTTATGCGGTGGTCTCTCCCTATTATTGCACGCGCGTGGTAATCACGAAGGCTGGCGAATGAGCAAAAAGAAGACAGTGAGGTAACGGTGGGATTGATTTTACAAAAACGGATGATCTAGCTGACATTGAAAGCAAAGGTGCATTGATGCAACACATATTTGCTCGTGCCAGTGATGTCGAATAAAGAGGCCGAATGTCTGCACTCTGCAGACACCCCCGCACGGAGCTACTGGCGAGCGTGTATGATAGTTTGATTACGGGTTTAGGAAACCATGTGACCTTGGAGGTGCATGGTTAGCTACGCAGGTGCTGTGTCTCGGGCCCTTTGTAGCCAGGGACCATCTCTGAAGTAAACCTTGATAACTCGAGTTGCTAAAATGTGGGCGTTCGTCAATTGCCGGTGTGAAAGCTGTTTGCGCTTGGATACAAAATTCTAAAACACATTTCTGTCCGCCGACTACGCTGACATTAGTAGAAGGACCGCCGTGTAGCCAGTATGTAGCGGACATGGCGCTCCTCTCGTAATTGTGTAGCTTTGGCTTTCACCAACATCTAATTTAGAGGGAGTGGGACGGCTGCGATGTTTACGGGAATACAAGTTGTCAGCAAGAAGCTATGACTATCCCCTGCATAATGTTGTGGGCGTAGCATGGCGAAATTATAATTAGGCCATATGTATTCGTGAAGACGCTATGCACTCTTGAGCTGTGCAAATTACGTGCGGTTTTGCGCTGTCCAGTCAATACTATGTGCTCTCTAGTGTACCTTAATTGCTTTTATATTTAATAATAGTGTTGTCCGCTTCGGTATCAACATTTTTCAATTTTATCGCTGTTATCTCTACTcgtaacgcttttttttttgaaactgaAGAACATCGACAGTTAGGTTAGTTTCTGCCGCATTTCTTCACACCACGAACTCGAGCGCACACAAATTAGGCAGCGAAGGCATACACATCAAACCGCTATCACAAGTATAATGCTTTTGATGTCTGTATCTCTCCACGTTTTTGCTTCCGTGCGCTCCTTCGTTGTGTGTTGAAATAcagtagatgaaaaaaagaatTAGGAAAGAGCGAGggtagtaaacaaaaaaaaatggcagaggtTCCGCATAATTAAACATGGTATTCAGCTAAAGCTTCACAGCAGTGGttacgtgacgtcatccacgcgACTAATCACAAGACCCCCCTTTCCCTAACACAAGACTGAAAGGTCGCTCAAAGGTCAAAGGTGATCGAAAGGTGAAAGGTCAAGGTCATGACCATGTGGTGTGACACCAAGATGGTGCACAACAAGATTAGGCTGAAGGGCTTAGCTGTGGTGCGACTTAGACATGCATGACCTCTAACTCAGTGAAGGTGAAATATAGTGTCCCGCGAAGCGCGCCtctacctagcgcagtgaagctttctcTTCAAAAGTTGCAACACAACGTTCATTTAACTTTGCAGGAAGCTACCAACGTGGGAGAAGGTCGTCCTTCTAGTGACCCTCATCGCCGGCCTCATCGGAACCATTGCTGGAACTATGGCTTCCATAGAGGACCTCGTCAAGCCCGACTCATTCGCACTGCCTTGCTTCATAAACCCCAACGTCATGCCATCAGGCGGTGGTCATTGACGAACATCACAgctacaaacaaacaaaagaagcgCGCGAGGAAAGCCATCGTTCAGAAGATGGCTTCGCGGGGAGCGAACACAAACTGCTCCTCCGAACGAAAAGAGCCAGCGTGCCCAAAATCTCCTGGGCTCCAAATGCGGCCGGAGTTGTGTACCGCGCTTCGACCTGCTGCTGCGAGCGTTTACCTTCAAGCGTGCTTTTGTTTTAGTCTTAGCAGTCGCTCGCATGCTGCGGGCTGTGACCAAGCGAATGACCCACACACGAACTGCTTGCGTTTCCAAATGTGTCTCCTCGTGAACACATGcggcattgtaaaaaaaaaaaaatgaagagtcTCGAGCCAACACTTCACGAAGGGAGACGACCTTCCTGCATTTCGAATGTAGCAAAGTTGCATGTCACAACCGTGGCCTTGTCACAACCGTGGCCTAGTCACAACCGTGGCCTTGTCACAACTGTGACGAAGTAGATGCCTTGATTCGACGGAAAGATTTTACCGCCCCCCTCCGAAGACGCATGACAACCGAAAGCCAACTACAATGCTCCTGTATAGTGAACTATAGATCCGTGGGCGAACTTGTCGGCTAAAGTTATTTTTGTAGTGTTAGATTAGAACTGCTCGTTCGTGCTTACCGGGCGGCTGGTGACTTCGAAGCTGCCCCTAGTGCAGGGCTGTCGCTTCTCAGGGACCCCGTTCTCTACTGTTACCTGACCGTGTAATGTGTGACGCCGATGACTGGAAGCCCTCATTGTTTCGTGACTGGTGACGTCGAACGCTTGTGCCGCATCTACGACGCTGACGGACGGCTGTCAGTGGCACCAAAAGGCTTGCGGAAGACGCCGAGAAAAGGCCATTATCTTTTCTCTCACGCTCACAAACCTTCGTGCCTTTCCTTTTAGCGCCACCTTTTATGTACAGTTgatgtttacttttttttcttgacacgGTGATGAACCACAGTAATATACGTTTTTTAAAACACAACTTTGGCTCCTGTCTGCATTGATTAATCGCTACAGGTGGTGCTCAGTGTGCAGTTTGTGCCATTCATAACTGCTACGCATATACGCATGCACGCATATGATTTAGCAGCTGATTTGCAGCTCTACTACTAAGGCGAcaagtacagttgaacctcgtcgTAACGAAGTTGAATGGGTCCTGCGACTACTTCGTTATAGCGGTTGCTTCGTTAT
The genomic region above belongs to Amblyomma americanum isolate KBUSLIRL-KWMA chromosome 9, ASM5285725v1, whole genome shotgun sequence and contains:
- the LOC144104145 gene encoding uncharacterized protein LOC144104145 isoform X3, encoding MQRFQIKKEPAYTPCASLQYTEIKQADNGDEPTVPAHGISLFLATVFVVGGVAGIGILALPYSIVLTGWSGIFLIVASALASGFCGWKLGACWTILEERWEEYRGHVRDPYPSIAFKAYGKWARMGTSAIQILGLFGYGSVFLLLSAELVMDVTRQFSGGTVTFYFCYWLIIIAVGLGLLMQLGTPKDFGFAAFGAMGATAVAFVIIVVVCCIRMSNGTAAWPRAPPSISVTGYFRGFGTIMFSYGGAAMFPTIQNDMKQRSRFPLAVAYATIALVALYVVMAILGYLTFGNSVNPNILTSIGDGPVSIAVQLLFIVHLVTGFLIIINPMCQEVEEHIGVPTEFTWKRVVMRATIMVALLLTTETVPHFGKVLPLVGSFMVGLTTFILPCVFYYKLCSDTSPEWKDRKLPTWEKVVLLVTLIAGLIGTIAGTMASIEDLVKPDSFALPCFINPNVMPSGGGH
- the LOC144104145 gene encoding uncharacterized protein LOC144104145 isoform X2 is translated as MTLAELKALQSQPCDAGGATKMYGTTKIKQADNGDEPTVPAHGISLFLATVFVVGGVAGIGILALPYSIVLTGWSGIFLIVASALASGFCGWKLGACWTILEERWEEYRGHVRDPYPSIAFKAYGKWARMGTSAIQILGLFGYGSVFLLLSAELVMDVTRQFSGGTVTFYFCYWLIIIAVGLGLLMQLGTPKDFGFAAFGAMGATAVAFVIIVVVCCIRMSNGTAAWPRAPPSISVTGYFRGFGTIMFSYGGAAMFPTIQNDMKQRSRFPLAVAYATIALVALYVVMAILGYLTFGNSVNPNILTSIGDGPVSIAVQLLFIVHLVTGFLIIINPMCQEVEEHIGVPTEFTWKRVVMRATIMVALLLTTETVPHFGKVLPLVGSFMVGLTTFILPCVFYYKLCSDTSPEWKDRKLPTWEKVVLLVTLIAGLIGTIAGTMASIEDLVKPDSFALPCFINPNVMPSGGGH
- the LOC144104145 gene encoding uncharacterized protein LOC144104145 isoform X1 translates to MKFFGKRLTLSFNRRSTGSHRDTMPPTSSKGIAENGGGTEELRLEERPWGQLATTNGHKHQIKQADNGDEPTVPAHGISLFLATVFVVGGVAGIGILALPYSIVLTGWSGIFLIVASALASGFCGWKLGACWTILEERWEEYRGHVRDPYPSIAFKAYGKWARMGTSAIQILGLFGYGSVFLLLSAELVMDVTRQFSGGTVTFYFCYWLIIIAVGLGLLMQLGTPKDFGFAAFGAMGATAVAFVIIVVVCCIRMSNGTAAWPRAPPSISVTGYFRGFGTIMFSYGGAAMFPTIQNDMKQRSRFPLAVAYATIALVALYVVMAILGYLTFGNSVNPNILTSIGDGPVSIAVQLLFIVHLVTGFLIIINPMCQEVEEHIGVPTEFTWKRVVMRATIMVALLLTTETVPHFGKVLPLVGSFMVGLTTFILPCVFYYKLCSDTSPEWKDRKLPTWEKVVLLVTLIAGLIGTIAGTMASIEDLVKPDSFALPCFINPNVMPSGGGH